The proteins below are encoded in one region of Sphaerodactylus townsendi isolate TG3544 linkage group LG06, MPM_Stown_v2.3, whole genome shotgun sequence:
- the PROSER3 gene encoding LOW QUALITY PROTEIN: proline and serine-rich protein 3 (The sequence of the model RefSeq protein was modified relative to this genomic sequence to represent the inferred CDS: deleted 1 base in 1 codon) — translation MMLPEASGLPQLSIWKQSDGIQCRPVFSNLGSPFLEASVSQSRYHPSKAQQLGARRGRRLPALSPSRLQQRNRPTSSKEEEITSPPLPSFLPDSSCQEVKPPDSDSASPYNESWPSTERSSSSLTPEGATALPLEQTSGTKALASPKLQGSIALFQRSDSIIGRYIERFRYGQPTNRRERWAPGGHSTPFWWLGHSSSSEDSGRREGEPCSFSPMLEHSASGESQDSSTVDPDTASLQERAARLLHRSVSPLSSCRHMSSEGLGSTPTNSDADLMEQASKPLAGHYHKAHLDAVSRPILQISPSRSSLRPEDDILFQWRLRRKMEEASKTIAVLPSVGWRSQSAEPAYTPSMMDGAVLKPSEPTSWRNKDREVFWTSEAEKGLTLEKPPCCCTNHTRTGPASQPLLEGTSFSDQKAMLGNSEPSREQGATELIPREDPVVACQDFLPPPMPAGAANPLDPSPSDSSQRITPPVQKVQSEPRGKQRPCRFEHGKLKAAGDAAKPSASPGKHVQRVLGEVVAERLFSSPQSPAPQRAKPKRSSKKQGLKDSLPNTVATPTYPELLNMAAQLLEQAEESDGTDFEEDPLLQVLRSQRDLLRRQLRAVDTRAAQLQGHHSDQDFSHP, via the exons TGCAGGCCTGTGTTCTCCAACCTGGGGAGCCCCTTTTTGGAGGCATCCGTCTCCCAGAGCCGTTACCACCCCTCCAAGGCACAGCAGTTGGGAGCCAGGAGAGGAAGGCGATTGCC gGCTCTGAGCCCATCTCGTCTGCAACAGAGAAACCGCCCCACCTCCTCCAAGGAGGAAGAAATTACCAGCCCCCCGCTTCCGAGTTTCCTACCCGACTCCAGTTGTCAAGAGGTAAAACCTCCCGACTCGGACTCTGCAAGCCCCTACAACGAGTCATGGCCTTCAACTGAGCGCAGTTCATCCTCCCTGACCCCGGAGGGAGCAACGGCCCTTCCCTTGGAACAAACCTCTGGAACCAAGGCACTGGCCTCTCCAAAGCTCCAGGGCTCCATCGCC CTATTTCAGAGGAGTGACTCAATTATTGGCAG GTACATCGAACGGTTCCGTTACGGGCAGCCCACTAACCGCAGAGAGCGCTGGGCACCTGGTGGCCATTCTACTCCGTTTTGGTGGCTGGGCCATTCCTCTTCCTCTGAAG ACTCTGGCCGGCGTGAAGGGGAGCCGTGTTCCTTCAGTCCCATGCTGGAACATTCTGCTTCA GGAGAATCCCAGGACTCTTCCACAGTGGATCCCGACACAGCGAGTCTACAAGAGAGAGCAGCCAGGCTTTTGCACAGAAG CGTGTCCCCTCTGAGCAGCTGCAGGCACATGAGTTCCGAGGGACtcggctccacccccacaaattCTGATGCAGATCTGATGGAGCAGGCCTCGAAGCCACTGGCGGGGCATTATCATAAAG CACACCTTGATGCTGTCTCTCGCCCCATCCTCCAAATATCACCATCCCGTTCCTCTTTGAGGCCAGAAGACGACATCCTGTTCCAGTGGCGCCTGCGTCGGAAGATGGAGGAAGCCAGCAAAACCATCGCTGTGCTGCCCTCTGTAGGCTGGAGGAGTCAATCTGCTGAGCCCGCCTACACACCTAGCATG ATGGACGGAGCAGTTCTGAAGCCATCAGAGCCCACCAGCTGGAGGAACAAAGACAGAGAAGTGTTTTGGACATCTGAGGCCGAGAAAGGATTGACTCTAGagaagcctccctgctgctgcacAAACCATACAAGAACTGGGCCAGCCTCCCAGCCGCTCCTAGAAGGCACTTCGTTCAGTGACCAGAAAGCGATGCTCGGAAATTCTGAGCCGAGCAGAGAACAGGGAGCGACAGAACTGATCCCAAGAGAGGATCCTGTTGTTGCCTGTCAGGATTTTCTTCCCCCACCAATGCCTGCAGGGGCTGCCAACCCGTTGGATCCGAGCCCATCAGACAGCTCCCAAAGGATAACCCCACCTGTACAGAAGGTGCAGTCTGAACCCAGAGGAAAGCAGAGGCCCTGTAGGTTTGAACATGGCAAGCTAAAAGCAGCCGGAGATGCTGCAAAGCCATCCGCCAGTCCTGGAAAACATGTTCAACGTGTCTTGGGAGAG GTGGTCGCTGAAAGGCTCTTCTCCTCACCTCAATCTCCAGCTCCCCAGAGGGCTAAACCGAAGAGAAGCTCAAAGAAACAAGGCCTGAAAGACTCTCTTCCGAACACTGTGGCCACTCCAACCTATCCTGAGCTCCTCAACATGGCTGCTCAGCTTCTGGAGCAGGCTGAAG AGTCAGATGGCACCGATTTTGAGGAGGATCCACTGCTGCAGGTGCTCAGGAGCCAGAGGGACCTGTTGCGCAGACAGCTGAG GGCTGTGGATACTCGGGCGGCTCAGCTACAAGGCCACCATTCCGATCAGGACTTCTCCCATCCTTGA